From the Trifolium pratense cultivar HEN17-A07 linkage group LG4, ARS_RC_1.1, whole genome shotgun sequence genome, the window GTAGTGGTCAATCTTTTTACTTTAATCTGTATTCTTCAAGTGATATAGATAAGTGGAAAATATGGATACTTTATGGCTTCTGATGCATTTGttattcttttctatttttgcttatagGGCGAACCGAGCTTTCATTTGTTTGGATTCATAATATGTATTGCAGCTACAGCGGCACGAGCCCTAAAAACAGTGTTACAAGGAATTTTACTTTCTTCTGAAGGGTATGTATAAGTAACATGCTATTTACCTAATTACTTTGTTTTCTACTGTCATCgagttattattatataattaatggGCACTGACATTCTTCTTGTTGTGTATTAGGGAGAAGCTGAATTCTATGAACCTTCTGCTGTACATGGCTCCAATGGCTGTTGTTTTCCTTCTTCCTGCTGCACTTTATATGGAAGAAAATGTGGTTGGCATCACGTTGGCTCTTGCTAGAGATGATCCAAAGATCATTTGGTACCTTCTATTCAATTCCTCACTAGCATATTTTGTCAACCTGACCAATTTTTTGGTCACGAAACACACCAGTGCTCTCACTCTTCAGGTATGTCTCCCTTTTTCATATAGTCACACTCGTACAAGTACAACTTGTTTTCTACTCAAATGAACATGCCTGCTGTCTTTTGTGCTGGAACATCAATTATGTGCAATTGTCATTAACAAGTTTCTTAAAATTCAAATCTCTCGGGGGCGTTCAGGGATTTCTGCTGAAATTTTTCTGCTGGATGGATCCCTTTAGCTAGTGCTAggatagtactccctccgtccctaattataagcactctttaaaacataaaatttgtccctaaatataagccCCTTTTCAATTCCCTAGACACatatattattacttttccaaACATAACCCTACTTTGCACTGGAATCCGTAACGTCAACtacaaatacatcttttcactaaggacaatttagtaattgtaaCATCTAAAAAGTACACATTAATTACACtaccaacttttcttaatatgcgtgaAAAACACCAAGAGGTGCTTATAAtaagggacggagggagtattttcaatttttattgaaattttgtcTGCTATTTCATATATTCGACCTAGAGTTGCTATTGCTGCTCACTGTTCCGTGACATTTCTGATTTTATTGATTCAGATCATTAACATTTCTTTGGCCAAATGCTGACTGCTACAATTTGTTGTGTGGCTAGTTGATTAAAAAGATATATAATTGTTGTAAAATTGTAGGGTTTGGTTTGATGTTTCGGCCTATAGTAACAAatgcaattttaaaatttgtatctAGGCTTGTATTTCTTTGTAAAGGGTATTAGATCAGGGAAAGTTTTAACGAGTATGACTCAAATGAGGATAAGCAAGTTGATAAATTGTTGGCAAGATATGCATTTTTCATGTTGTCCAGTATTTGATATTTAGTTAACTAATCACCAAGAATTGGCTCATATAGGTACTTGGGAATGCAAAAGGAGCCGTAGCAGTTGTAGTTTCAATTCTGATATTTAAAAATCCAGTTTCAGTCACTGGAATGATGGGTTATTCACTCACAGTACTCGGAGTTATACTGTATAGTGAGGCCAAAAAGCGAAGCAAGTGATTCTGATAATGTGAATACTCTATACTTCGATTTCATCACTCCGCAGACAACCTCAAGATTCTTTGAGGAACTATATAAGAATTCTTTTGGCCTCACATAGAAAGCCTCATTGAAGTGGGGTTCTCCGTTGTATTAGCAACTGTTCAGAAATAGTTCATGGTACAAAGTTCCAGTAGGTGAATGTTCTCTCTACTATACCCATGATGGGATATTGAGGAATGTCTTTTAGTCATTTATTCTTTGAAGAAAGAGTTGTAAATTTGGATCTCTACTCATTTGTTATTTACAATGCTTACATTTGTTTATCGATgagaaatttcatatttttggtTGTAGTATATTATAGTACACAATCATGCAGTGTAGTTTTATGGTCTGTATTCTCTCCAACTTATttctgtttttaaaaaaattattattgaccGTTTTGATCTCTTTCCGGAAGCAGAATTTTTTTAGCTTTTGTTTGTTCTTGATGATAGTATAATTAATACCTGATTATTTAAGAAACCCTCCTTTTTTTGTGATTCATCCCTTTAGATAATTGGTGCCTTGTAATTTAAGAAACACCCTCCCTTTAAATACTTAGCAGGGTCGTTGGTATAGTTTACTTGTTAGATACTCTACTTAGGTGTGATGTTAAATCAGCATTTCTATATGGAATTTTGACTGAAGATGTGTATGTGGATCAGCCTAAAGAATATGTCAAAAAGGGAAAAGAGAATATGGTGTACAAGTTGCATAAAGCactttatggattaaaacagactcctagagcttggttttATCGTATTGAAGAGTATTTTGTTCAAGAAGGATTTAAAAGAAGCCGAAATGAAGAAACcttgtttttgaaaatagatacAGATGACAGAATTCTTATTGTTAGCATATATGTTGGAGACTTAGAAGACAAAAAAAAGTACTAGTGGCTATGTGGTTGAAGGTGCGGTAGCATGGTCTTCTAAAAACCAACCAATAGTGACCCTACCCTCTCTACCATTGTAGTTGAGTTTGTGGCTGCTGCTGGAGCTGCTAGTCAGGCCATTTGGATGAAGAGAATTCTGGAGGAAATAGGTCAGGTAAAACAAGAGAGtatttgttagaaataatataaaattattaacgtggctctatcctaacagcttaagcttttagGATAATCAGTTATTTGATATGATACCAGAGCCTCTATGAGTAAGGCCCCGTTTGgccctacttattttctacttttctatttctcctcaaaagaaatagagaagtagaaaattgtatttgactctatttctccttaaaataattagagaaataaagtaaagaagtagaaaatgaggagaagttgggtcaaacacaatttttttcttttacctatttactacttttaagaaggaaaaaagtggaaaataagtagggccaaacggaccctaagtggtctagagttcgattcCCGCagccctcactttctaattaaaaagtgaaatttaagcatatggtaggtggacATATGCATTATCCATACTTCAAGCCCAAGttgtaacacccttaatttacccatttattttattttttcgaaaaagttaattttatttattggcttaactacacatttggtcccttacgtttattttaggtttcaatttggtcccttacgtttaaaaagtatcaatttggtcccttacgtttattttaagtttcaagttagtcctttccgttagttttgtcactaacaccgtttgaacagtacacgtgtcagcgtgtccaagtgccacgtgtcagtccacgtatgcaaattgactgccacatgtgacaaaattgacggaaaggaccaatttgaaacctaaaataaacgtaagggaccaaattgatactttttaaacgtaagggaccaaattgaaatctaaaataaacgtaagggaccaaatgtatagttaagccttatttatttaataaggatATCACACTTACTCAACGTAACTATGTCCTCAAATGATTAGAAATTATGCAGCggagaataaaaattaaaccaaattaataTAAGTTTCAAAGCTCGAATTGAAAATACTGAATCAAATGACAAAGCccaattgttataaaaatttaacaacataattaaataaaagtttctcCCAACAACATCCTAACAGAGCGACTCCAAATAAATAGCAAAGCAACAGCTATCCGAACACACCATTTATGATTCGTCTcctacctgaaaatctacggttgcacaccgtagggccaagccagaagggggaatgtaaaggtgagtcaaaatacatcaagaaaataaccgaattaaaacaacatcataaacaacaacaagaccacctaagcggatggccacacacattcatcagtcaaccacaatcatcaatcattaattaaataaagagaaataacaacaacatttaaataaagaaatataattaaaatgcatgcaatgcgcctagactcgctacatgcatgtggtaccaatagcAACGTCATTTCTAGTTTTATATCATAGATGATCAACGTcattattttcaacttcattaagCAACATCATTTTCAACGTCATTAAGCAACATCATTTTCAACGTCAATTATACAACTTCATTAGGCAACGTCATTTTGGCACATGGatgaatgcatgtcatgttataataaACAACGTCAATAGGCAACATAATTTAACAACTTCAAtagacaacttcatcatcattatagcAACATCAATAAACAACGTTCATAAACAACTACATACAACAACGACAATTACAACATCACAATTTTCAGTACAACTCCaacatcattaaaataaataattcaacaTTGTTATAACCACCATAGCTCAACATAATTATTCAACAAACCAACAATTCGACAACGCAATTACTATAAACGAACAACGGCTTAAAACAACATCGATACACAACAATTATTAGTAACTTCGATTACAACatcaactaaaatttaataacCCAATTAGTCAATCACTCCTCTCAGGACAACAACTTATTACTCGTCTTAACAGAACCTTTAACCCAATTTAACTCGGTTTAGTTTATCAACGAAAcgtatgaattttaaattaatttaattaataacaattatgaaataaattcaaatccttaatattatataaaaccaGGGAGAGTGAATTACACCAGAgggttccaaaatattcaaaataccctacataaaattttgggaaattttcacgaaattataatatttttaatcatctttttactccaaataattaattaaaaatagctacGAGTGTCCACAAATTACCAAATAGGTACCAAAATTTCACCCGCACACTGTTCATCATCTCCTTCACCCGGTTGCAGGAAAACGGGTCGCGACGATCCGCGATTTGACTCGGTCGGTTCTCCCTCATTTCTCAACGGAAATtgacgttctttataccgttttgatcaaTCATTTAATTCTAGGAAGATACCCggtatttatttttagaaaagacACTCGAATCGAATGCTTTACATAACAAAAGCTTCACAcgaatttttacaaaaaaactcCATTGATGATTGTTCAAAAGCTTCGGTTTTGACATTCTCTCGACCTATAAAAATCCTAGAATTCCCTTAGAATCGTATTTGATGCTCAACACGTTATGAACCTGTTTATTTAGAATTATcatcaaaatcccaaaaaccCCATTATTTGAATTTCTCAAGAACAACACCAATCCATGGTTTTATTTTACTCAACATCGGAACACGAATTGCAGCAACAACAAAAGCATAAAAACATTATCATAACAAATTATGAAATCAAAATTAAGAATAAGTAttgaaacaacaacaacaacaacatcacatAATGGTAGGAGAAAGTATAAGAACAACAACTTAAGCACATACATAATCAATACAAAGTATGCCTATTGAATTCAGAGTTTTCAAGAGTATAAAGCTCCCTTACTTGGAGTGCAGTGAATTTCCTATATTGAGGTTAAACTCTTCCTTCCCTTACTTCTCTTCACTCTTCCAAGAGCTTTCTCTCTTCTCCTATCCTTGCACTATTTTTctgtgtgtttgtttttgttatggATCATCCTACTCAAATTTTCCTTCTTCTATCCACTAATGTCCATAGACaactacattattattattaaaaaaatatgacattattattattaatatgttttgatgagaattaaaattatgtttcttcttctttgtctCTTTCTCTACCATTTTCCTATCTACACCCCCTCTATGCTTCCAacacctttttattttattttctaattagcaatgttattatttttatctatcaattatttaattattcgtcataaaataattaaataaacatcatcaatCAACACCATAACAAGAAaatcaacaccacaacaactaaataattaaataaaatgaatcctAATTTTTGGGGCGTTACACAAGTGGGCTCTTGCATGAGgaggcgtgttagaaataatataaaatcatcgatgtgactctatcctaacagcttaaacTTTTGGGATAATAGGTTATTTGACATATTTCTATTCTATGAGACAATAGTTTCACAAtaaaattatccaaaaatttatTGTTCCCTGGTAGAAGTAAGCACATCAATGTAAGGTACTGTGGCACCAAGGATCAGCTTGCAGACTTATTCACAAAGCCTTTGATGACTGATACTTTTGAAAGGTTTCGAAGGCATCTTGGAGTTATAGGAATGCCAATGATAAATTGATTGTGTATTTTGTGCAACCACAATTAGTTTAAGGGAGAGAATGTTGTATATAGAAGGTTTCTAGTTTGGGCCTCGTGTTGGTTTTTGGACTTTACTTGTTTTAGAAGTAACTGTCAATCAGTTACTTTGTCAGTTAGTTtttatgttttctatttttaagttttttgtaATCTCAGCTCTATAAAGAACATGGTGAATGTAACACCCCCTTTTCAGAGACTGAAAAGAAGAGCGTCACAGTTCTCTACCcaaatttaaatgcttaaatacaagcaaataaaattatgctggtttatttttggtaaaagaAAAGTAATAGTGAGAAATGTTCTCGAATATaagtactattatttttatttaagaaagttttcaaaattctctttatataaatttaaagtaaGCCCATAAATAATATGCAACACTTATATCAAACAATCATCTAGTAATTTTACTCAAaggattttcaaatataaaacatttcCATTTCACATAAGTATcatacaatttttcaatttaaaatgataaaaagataaattccTACAAAAGACTCTTTGAAGGACCTAAAGGTCCTGATACATTGATGAAGACCTTAATCAAGTTTAACCCACAAATAATCACGAGCTGGTCAAACACCATTGATGCCTGTCATCCAGTCCAATGACGTCATCAATACATATCAAAGAGATCTTTCTCTTCGGACTCCAAAAATAAACTAGATCACTAATCAACACTAACGGTCCTTGTATTATAATTAATGTCTCTCACAATCACGTTTTCCTTTTCTCAATGAACTTCAACTTGAGGTCTTAGAATCCTGCACTAACTGTTGTAAGGGGTGAATCACTCGTACACAAGTTACCATCGTGATGATGTCACAAGGCTACACATaatattatacatatacatttatttaactAGTATATATACATACCTGAGTATCTAATCATGTATTTACATCAAATAGAATCAAGTAGTCAAATAGTCACAAAAATATGAATTGCACAAAACATT encodes:
- the LOC123921656 gene encoding probable sugar phosphate/phosphate translocator At3g11320; the encoded protein is MKESSKTFTILLISSWYSSNIGVLLLNKYLLSNYGFKYPIFLTMCHMTACSLFSYIAIAWFKMVPMQFIRSNLQFIKIATLSLVFCVSVVFGNISLRYLPVSFNQAVGATTPFFTAVFAYLMTFKREAFLTYLALLPVVTGVIIASGGEPSFHLFGFIICIAATAARALKTVLQGILLSSEGEKLNSMNLLLYMAPMAVVFLLPAALYMEENVVGITLALARDDPKIIWYLLFNSSLAYFVNLTNFLVTKHTSALTLQVLGNAKGAVAVVVSILIFKNPVSVTGMMGYSLTVLGVILYSEAKKRSK